The DNA segment AAGCGCCGCCAGCGCCAGGGTGCCGATTATTCTCCAGACCAACTTCAGCCAACTTTCGGTTGATATTGCTCGTAAAACTGGTAAATTATGCAATAATTCCGACAGGTCAACATATATATATGGAACTTAAATATCCCCCCACTCGGCGCAAAACCCGGGCGGTCAAAATCGGGTCGGTGATAATCGGCGGCGGTTTCCCGATTGCGGTGCAGTCGATGACCACCACCGACACCCGCGATGTCGAGACCACCGTGGCGCAAATCGAGCGCTTGATGGCCGAGGGGTGCGAAATTGTCCGGGTGGCGGTGCTCGATGACGAGGCGGCCTCCAAACTGGGAGAAATAAAAGCGAAAATCACTATCCCCTTGGTGGCCGATATCCATTTCAAGTACAAACTGGCCCTCGAAGCGATCAAGCAGGGGGTCGATAAAATCCGCATCAATCCCGGCAATATCGGCGCCGACTGGAAAGTGCAGGAAGTAACTTCGGCGGCCAAAGACGCCGGACTGCCGATCCGAATCGGGGTCAACTCCGGGTCTCTCCCGAAAGACCTTCTGGAAAAATACGGTCACGATGACCCGCAGGGATTTGTCGAGGCGGCTCTGCGGGAAATCGAAATTCTGGAAAATAAAGATTTTCACGACATCGTCATTTCCCTCAAATCATCGAATGTCAACACCGCCTATTGGGCGTACATGATGCTCGCCGACAAAGTCGATTACCCGTTTCATCTCGGTATCACCGAAGCGGGAACCCTTCAGACTGGCACCATCAAATCCTCGGTGGGACTCGGCGCCATGCTGATTAACGGCATTGGCGATACCATCCGGGTGTCGCTTTCAGCCGACCCGGTCGAAGAGGTCAAAGTCGGCAAAGCAATCTTGAAATCGCTGGAACTGAAAAAAGAAGGCGTCGAGATAATCGCCTGCCCCACCTGCGGGCGGTGCCAGATCGATTTGATTCCGCTGGCCGAGAAAATCGAGCAGAAAACCCGTCATTTCAAAACCCCGCTAAAAGTCGCCGTGATGGGTTGTATCGTGAATGGCCCCGGTGAAGCCGCCGCCGCCGATGTCGGCATCGCGGGAGGCGATGGGTTAGGGATTCTGTTCAAGAAGGGGAAGATTGTCGGCAAGGTGAGCGAAGCCGAGATCGAATCAACTCTTCTCAAAGAAATCGATCACATGACCGGCGGAAAGTGAACTATGGACGGGAGTCGAAACCGGTCATGACGATGGCAATTATTTAATTATAATCGGCAAATAAAAATACCTGTTGCTCCAATATACATTCAAACCTTCGGGCTTTTCCCATAGTGTAATCTTGTAATCACTATCTCTTTTAAAATCGATGCTGGTACTATCATCCCGAATCAGGGCAATATTTTTTAATTCTTCGGAAATTCGAATGATATTTGTCCTTGATTTGAAGTATGTAATCGGCAATTCCTTCAATATGGCATTTGAATCAAGGAAAATATAATTGACCCGTTGAATCCGGCAGGGATCTTCAGGCAAATCAAGAACCGGGGTGTCTTTGTTGATCTCGATCTTCCCCGGTACTTGATGACGGGGGAGCATTTTTAGAGAAGAGTCAGTAATTTCAATTTGCGCGGCGGTAATGGAACCGTCGCGGTTGACTGTAATCAATGGCATGGTCGGAACCTTTTTAATAGACCAATCAATTGTCGGTCCGGACAACCCCGCCCTGGCGGGCACTCCGGTGTCAGGCTGCCCATTCGGCGGCATTCCAATACCCCTGACTTGATTTGCCGCAATATCACCTCTGGGGGTGAATGATATTCCGGTGTCCGCGATATAACTTGCCTCCATTTTGTACAAATCCCCTGTCTCAAAATAACCGACTAGAATAGTATCCCCGGATATAAATTTGAGACTGCCTCCCAATTTTAAGTAAGCGGTATCGGGGATATTTCTACTGTGGCATAGATCATCAACGGGAGTAAAGGTAAAGACAACCTCAAATGGTTTATTGGGAACCGGTTGCTCTTTGAATCTTATCGATCCTTCGGCGCAAAATTGCATGTAGGGTGACAAGGACGCCGCAATTTCCAATGTGAAAAGCAAAGAAAAAATAAAAACGAAAAATCCGATAATAAGCGGTTTTAAAGAATAATTTTTCACAATACCTCCCTGCAAAATTTCTAATATAGAATATCGTAGGGCAGAATCCTAAACGAAATCTTGCTGTTCTGCCCGGTTATTGTGCGCGGCAGACTTTAGCCTGTCCATCCATCCATTTTGTCACTTCAGGCTCACCCCGGTATCTGTCGGCGTGACGACGGTCTGACATTTTCCTCTTTATTACCTTCCGCCTGTCGTTACTTTTCACATTTCGAGGGTTGACCCCGACGTTTTCACCTGCAGTTTTAGTCGTTTGTATTCGACCCAGGTCAAAATAATAATAAAAATGTCCGCCACCGTTAGAACGACTAATTCGATCGCATGCCCGACCGCATACTGGTATATCTGGTAGATCGCAAAAAGGCCGAACACGATGATCGCTACGGGGTAGGCCCATAGTCTGCGTTTCCATAATGACACAACCAAAAAGATTTTGATCAGGCCATGAGAAAGCAGGAAAATTGTCCCAAAGATCTTGGCGTGGATTGAAAAATTGCCGGCTACACGCATAAGATAATTGGCAACAAGGTCGTTCGGGTCCTCGCTAAGTTCGTGAAATGTCATCATCCTTATAATGCGCCGCATTGTTTCCGGCTGCACAAAGAGAAGAAACAATCCGCCTATTATTTCCAATAACCCGTTAAGGAATTTGATGAAGATGCCGGCCTGAAACCAGAAATGCGTCTTCGCATAAAATCGCCGAAATAATCGTGAAAACATAAATCGTCAGCCTCTGTAGGAGAGAACCCCAGATGAAGTCTTGCGGTTCTGCAACGCACTAATTGTTTGTGTCCGGCAGACGTCCCCGTCTGCCGTCTTTTTTTGCGCCGTCAGGAGTCTCTCCTGACGGAATCTTCCCTCCCTTTATTTGTGCGCGGCGGGTCTTCCGTCGGACCCGCCCATCAATTTTGTCATTCCGGGCTTGACCCGGAATCCACATAATCTCGAAATTTATAACCGGCTATATGCTTCTTTTTGGTCACCACATAGAGCATCACACCCCGCTCATCTATCTTATATAAATCTGGTTCGTCGTCCAGGGCAATAGCACATTCAACCAGACCAGACAATTTATTTAATTTAACGATACCGTAGTGTGAATCCAGGTAGGAAACGCCATTATTGGCGGTATCCCTTACTTTGACATTTGTAAACATGAATGCATGATCCCCCCCTTTTCTGACAAATGGGCTGTCATTCGGCATTTCCGGACCTCCAAGGGGCATATAGAGATGTGTCAATTCCCCATTAATTGCCATGTCACATGCATAAAGAGATATCAACACCAGAATTAATGCCAGACCGTTATCTCCCGGAAGGGCATGATATGAATGATAGATTTTATCGCCGTTGTCGCTTAAAAGCATCAACTCAGATGAAGTTTCAAGAAGTAAATTACCATTGAATCTCTGCAACAGTCGCGGATCTTCAGGCCCTTTGAATTTAACTGCTCTGGTGAGATCGCGGTAGGAGCCATCATTAATATTAATATCCAGAAGAGCACTATCGCAAAGGATCAAAGCCCTGTCCTGCAGTAAAATGAAATTTGTGAGCTCCTTACCTCTTCTCAGCTCCTTTTTCCATAAGGGGACGCCATCGTCTACATTCAACCTTGCCATGAAATATCTGCGATAACTTATTTTTGAATCCGGCCCGCCTGATACCACCAATCCACCTTTGAAAAAGGCAATCTGACGCACCTTGTCATTGAATTTGGGTGGTTTCTTCCAAATCGGCAATCCGGTTTCAGTCGATAGAGCGATTAATTTATGATCAAAGGGTACGACGATGATGGAACTGTCTTCGTTTAGAGTCATAGCGGCATACCCCTCCAAAGGGGCGGGGTCATCGCCGGCATTTAATTTATATTCCCAGATAATTTGACCGGAGCGAATGATGAATTTGCGCACATATTCTCCGTCAAGGCAGGTAATCATCGTTTCCCGCGAATCAAAGACCGGCGGCTGTTTACCGATATAAATCTTTACTTTTTCATTGGATCTGTATAAATCCAATTTCTTCTTATTTATTAGTCCCCTCCCGCCCCACAGTTTTGACCCCGATCTCATGTCTGCGACAATTAATAAATCAGATCCGGCTGAATCCTGCCCGTACATCATGATGGCTTCTATGGACGGCAAGAAATGAAATCCGAACACGGTGTTGAAACCGAATCGGCGGCCGTTCCAAAGTTCGGAGCCGTCGCGGCAATTGAGCATATGAAAATGAATCAGTCTATAATGCTTCACATAATGATTCGGCTTGCCGGCGTTGCGCAGTTCACTAGAATCATAGACATTGGAGATATATATCAGGGAATCTCCGCGAATGGCCCCGGAATTCAAAAAGACCGAATTTTTCAAAGAGGGATTTTTCCACAGGAGTCTTCCTCCGGGAGTCTCAAAGCAGGCCAGGGAAGTGTCGGAATTGACCAATAAAAACTGGCTGTCAATTGGAAGGATCCATTTTATGGGCCGTTCCACACTGTCCTGCCACAGCGGGGTATAATTTCCGGCATCCAGAGAATCCCAATTGATTTTTTCTTTGGCATGGGCGGGCGATATGACGGTCAATAATGTCATGATAGCAGACAGAATATAACAGGCGTAAATTAAACCGCGTGAATTGTTGCCCGGATTGAAAATTGAAGCATTTATTGATGTTTTGACAATCATCCCTATTCCCGTCGAATCCAAATGCCTTCCACCACAATTTAAAGCACAGAGCGCTAATAGGCAACGATAAAAAGCGGCCGGAGGTTTGGTTCCAAGCCCAGCAATTGCCGGAAAAAAATCCGACATCCTCTCTTTGGTAGGTCAACGACCCCTTGGGGGCCGGGTGATGCGCGGACGGGGGGTCTTGACATTTTCTTCCGACACCAAAACGAATACCTGTCTGTTTGCATGACGTGCCACGTTAATGTTGCGCGGGGTCTTGGCCCGGCCTTTGGTCGGGATGTGACCCCTCGCCTGCATGATTAAACTTAATTAACATCCTCCCACCACAGGGCCACGCGCCCCTGAGACAGAAGAGTAGGTCGAAACCCTTGCGGTTTCGACATCTTCTTTGCGCTATCTCCTCGCACCATACAATATTGACATCAATTTGATGTGAACCGGTGAGTTCGGCAGCTCGAAATTCCCCGAGATCCGGCTCTTGCCGGAACGAGGGGTTTCGACATCTTCTGGCATAATGCTCCACCCGATGTTCGCCGTCGTAGTGGCACGGCGTGCCGTGCCCTCGTCCGCCCGTGCAATTTCGATATCTTTTCGATGTGCCTCGCCCCGCCGGGCCAATAGGTAGAGAGAGGTTATAATTATGTCCAATTATTATCTAGCCGGGTAACCCACCCCTTGGGGTGGGCCACAATAATTTTTCGGCAAAAGCAATTTTGCCATCATTATGTTGTGGACTGTTCTAAAAGGCTAATGGGTACAGAGAGATCTATAATTATGATTATAAATTGCCTGCATCCAATCGATCCTTGTCCCCATGAATTGCGGTTCAATTATGTACTAAAATATTGCTGTAATCTACACCTGTTCAATCGGATGAGAGAAAAGATACAAAAAATGGGGCCCCCTTTTGTATCAGAAAGCGAACCCAAATTTCTCCTTTTGCTATACCAATCACGCACTTGCATGGAATTTGGCCCGGCTTCGTTTTGTTCCGCGTGTTGCGGGACAAGAAGTTGCAGGGGCGCAACTGGATTCCCGCTTGCGCGGGAACGACATTATGAGGGTTGTGGATTCCCGGTCAAGCCCGGAATGACAGTACAGGCAGGGGTTCGGCAATATGAGGTCTGCAATCTTAAAGTCCCAAAAATTGGATGGCGAGACCGCAGAGAAAGATTGAGCCGCCGGCCAGGGCGTGGCTCAACCGCTCCAGTTTGCCCGACGGCAGGAAGTTTAGGCCCTTGACACTGGCCAGAACGATAGTCAGCATGGTCAATATCGTGATAGTGCCGAAAATCGCCGTCACTGTCACCAGCCCGATCGTACTATGTTTCGCGGCGGGATACATCACGATCGGAATCAACGGCTCGCACGGCCCGAAAACAAAAATCGTGAACAGTATCCAGGGCGTGAGATTGACTTTCTCGCCTTTTTCATGCACGTGGGTGTGCTCTTCATGATGAGTATGATGATGCTCGTGACTGCTTCCGTCCTTGTGGAAATGGATATGCGTGTGCGGCTTGTTGCGAATGGCGCGCCGGATACCCCAGATCATATAAATCAGTCCGAACGCGATCAGGGCCCATCCGGCGACATTCCCCCGGAACGATTCGAGGCCTTCCAGCC comes from the Candidatus Zixiibacteriota bacterium genome and includes:
- a CDS encoding exported hypothetical protein (Evidence 5 : Unknown function), with translation MDSTGIGMIVKTSINASIFNPGNNSRGLIYACYILSAIMTLLTVISPAHAKEKINWDSLDAGNYTPLWQDSVERPIKWILPIDSQFLLVNSDTSLACFETPGGRLLWKNPSLKNSVFLNSGAIRGDSLIYISNVYDSSELRNAGKPNHYVKHYRLIHFHMLNCRDGSELWNGRRFGFNTVFGFHFLPSIEAIMMYGQDSAGSDLLIVADMRSGSKLWGGRGLINKKKLDLYRSNEKVKIYIGKQPPVFDSRETMITCLDGEYVRKFIIRSGQIIWEYKLNAGDDPAPLEGYAAMTLNEDSSIIVVPFDHKLIALSTETGLPIWKKPPKFNDKVRQIAFFKGGLVVSGGPDSKISYRRYFMARLNVDDGVPLWKKELRRGKELTNFILLQDRALILCDSALLDININDGSYRDLTRAVKFKGPEDPRLLQRFNGNLLLETSSELMLLSDNGDKIYHSYHALPGDNGLALILVLISLYACDMAINGELTHLYMPLGGPEMPNDSPFVRKGGDHAFMFTNVKVRDTANNGVSYLDSHYGIVKLNKLSGLVECAIALDDEPDLYKIDERGVMLYVVTKKKHIAGYKFRDYVDSGSSPE
- a CDS encoding hypothetical protein (Evidence 5 : Unknown function); amino-acid sequence: MKNYSLKPLIIGFFVFIFSLLFTLEIAASLSPYMQFCAEGSIRFKEQPVPNKPFEVVFTFTPVDDLCHSRNIPDTAYLKLGGSLKFISGDTILVGYFETGDLYKMEASYIADTGISFTPRGDIAANQVRGIGMPPNGQPDTGVPARAGLSGPTIDWSIKKVPTMPLITVNRDGSITAAQIEITDSSLKMLPRHQVPGKIEINKDTPVLDLPEDPCRIQRVNYIFLDSNAILKELPITYFKSRTNIIRISEELKNIALIRDDSTSIDFKRDSDYKITLWEKPEGLNVYWSNRYFYLPIIIK
- the ispG gene encoding 4-hydroxy-3-methylbut-2-en-1-yl diphosphate synthase, giving the protein MELKYPPTRRKTRAVKIGSVIIGGGFPIAVQSMTTTDTRDVETTVAQIERLMAEGCEIVRVAVLDDEAASKLGEIKAKITIPLVADIHFKYKLALEAIKQGVDKIRINPGNIGADWKVQEVTSAAKDAGLPIRIGVNSGSLPKDLLEKYGHDDPQGFVEAALREIEILENKDFHDIVISLKSSNVNTAYWAYMMLADKVDYPFHLGITEAGTLQTGTIKSSVGLGAMLINGIGDTIRVSLSADPVEEVKVGKAILKSLELKKEGVEIIACPTCGRCQIDLIPLAEKIEQKTRHFKTPLKVAVMGCIVNGPGEAAAADVGIAGGDGLGILFKKGKIVGKVSEAEIESTLLKEIDHMTGGK
- a CDS encoding conserved membrane hypothetical protein (Evidence 4 : Unknown function but conserved in other organisms); amino-acid sequence: MEQDLYLLAATAASLGFIHTITGPDHYLPFIVMAKARQWSTAKTAWITFLCGLGHIGSSVVLGLIGVALGLAVSRLEGLESFRGNVAGWALIAFGLIYMIWGIRRAIRNKPHTHIHFHKDGSSHEHHHTHHEEHTHVHEKGEKVNLTPWILFTIFVFGPCEPLIPIVMYPAAKHSTIGLVTVTAIFGTITILTMLTIVLASVKGLNFLPSGKLERLSHALAGGSIFLCGLAIQFLGL
- a CDS encoding conserved membrane hypothetical protein (Evidence 4 : Unknown function but conserved in other organisms); translated protein: MFSRLFRRFYAKTHFWFQAGIFIKFLNGLLEIIGGLFLLFVQPETMRRIIRMMTFHELSEDPNDLVANYLMRVAGNFSIHAKIFGTIFLLSHGLIKIFLVVSLWKRRLWAYPVAIIVFGLFAIYQIYQYAVGHAIELVVLTVADIFIIILTWVEYKRLKLQVKTSGSTLEM